One Panicum virgatum strain AP13 chromosome 9K, P.virgatum_v5, whole genome shotgun sequence genomic region harbors:
- the LOC120649316 gene encoding KH domain-containing protein SPIN1-like — MSGLYNQGFSPARNLSPQIRSNPDVDSQYLAELLAEHQKLGPFMQVLPICNKLLSQEIMRVSSIVHNHGFGDFDRHRFRSPSPMSFPNPRSNLPGNGFSPLSGLQERLGFPQGTSMDWQGAPPSPSSHVVKKILRLEVPVDSYPNFNFVGRILGPRGNSLKRVEASTGCRVFIRGKGSIKDPGKEDKLRGKPGYEHLSDPLHILIEAEFPASIIDARLRHAQEIIEELLKPVDESQDFYKRQQLRELAMLNSTLREDSPHPGSVSPFSNGGMKRAKTGQ; from the exons ATGTCGGGGCTCTACAACCAGGGGTTCTCCCCTGCGCGAAACCTCTCCCCTCAGATTAGAAGCAATCCAGATGTTGATAG TCAGTACTTAGCCGAGTTGCTCGCCGAGCACCAGAAGCTGGGGCCTTTCATGCAGGTGTTGCCTATATGCAACAAGTTGTTGAGTCAAG AGATTATGCGGGTATCAAGCATTGTCCACAACCATGGATTTGGCGATTTCGACAGGCATCGATTTAGAAGTCCTAGTCCAATGTCTTTTCCAAACCCCAGATCTAATCTCCCTGGCAATGGGTTCAGTCCTTTGAGCGGATTACAAGAG AGATTAGGTTTTCCTCAAGGAACCAGTATGGACTGGCAAGGAGCACCACCAAGTCCTAGCTCACATGTTGTAAAGAAGATTCTTCGTCTGGAGGTCCCAGTTGATTCTTATCCGAAT TTCAATTTTGTGGGGCGCATTTTAGGACCTAGAGGTAATTCTCTAAAGCGGGTAGAAGCATCCACTGGATGTCGTGTTTTCATTAGAGGAAAGGGTTCCATCAAAGATCCAGGGAAG GAGGACAAACTACGAGGAAAACCAGGCTATGAGCACCTGAGTGATCCGCTGCATATCTTGATTGAGGCTGAGTTCCCTGCTAGTATAATCGATGCAAGGTTGAGACATGCACAGGAGATTATAGAAGAATTGCTAAAACCTGTG GATGAATCCCAAGATTTCTACAAAAGGCAGCAGCTCAGGGAGCTGGCAATGTTAAATTCAACCCTGAGAGAGGACAGCCCTCATCCTGGGAGTGTCTCTCCATTCAGCAACGGTGGTATGAAACGCGCAAAAACGGGTCAGTAG